In one Parageobacillus genomosp. 1 genomic region, the following are encoded:
- a CDS encoding OsmC family protein translates to MEQHHFFLKANWSGGRNGSGFIDAGQLKTKVSVPTEMDGPGIGTNPDEMLLGAAATCYLITLAAMLERSSIAVDELTMESEGIVEVERGVITYKTIIHRPAITLAAGATDKDVQKAALLAEKAEKSCMISRAIKGNVEMKLEADIRISS, encoded by the coding sequence ATGGAACAGCATCATTTTTTCTTAAAAGCGAATTGGTCTGGCGGAAGAAATGGCAGCGGCTTTATTGACGCCGGTCAGTTGAAGACGAAAGTATCCGTTCCAACGGAAATGGATGGCCCGGGAATTGGGACAAATCCGGATGAAATGTTGTTAGGCGCAGCAGCAACATGTTATTTGATTACGCTGGCGGCGATGTTAGAACGTTCTTCGATTGCGGTCGATGAGCTCACAATGGAATCAGAAGGAATTGTGGAGGTAGAGCGAGGAGTAATTACCTACAAAACGATCATCCATCGCCCTGCGATTACATTGGCTGCCGGCGCGACAGACAAAGATGTCCAAAAAGCAGCGCTCCTTGCGGAAAAAGCGGAAAAAAGCTGCATGATATCAAGAGCGATAAAAGGAAATGTCGAGATGAAATTAGAAGCGGATATACGTATTTCATCATAA
- the murB gene encoding UDP-N-acetylmuramate dehydrogenase yields the protein MSANDMIYQELVKICGKENVLRDEPLKYHTLVKIGGKADFLVWPTTYEQVVGVIRLKEKYQLPFTLLGNGSNVIVRDGGIRGIVMQLKHLAEIKVEGEKIIAQSGADIKAVSRFALEHSLTGLEFACGIPGSVGGAIMMNAGAYGGEVKDVLDHVKVVTQKGELKTMYKDDLQLGYRTSIISKTRDIVLEVVFQLEKGDRQKIKAKMDDLTFQRESKQPLEYPSVGSVFKRPPGYFAGKLIQDSGLQGKGVGGAEVSTKHAGFIINKNNATAADYIATIEMVRKTVKEKFGVELELEVKIIGED from the coding sequence ATGTCTGCAAATGATATGATTTATCAAGAATTAGTGAAAATTTGCGGGAAAGAAAATGTATTGCGTGATGAACCGCTGAAATACCATACGTTAGTGAAAATCGGCGGAAAGGCGGATTTTCTTGTCTGGCCGACGACGTATGAACAAGTCGTTGGCGTTATTCGCCTGAAAGAAAAATATCAGCTTCCTTTCACATTGCTTGGAAACGGATCGAATGTGATCGTCCGCGACGGCGGCATTCGCGGCATTGTCATGCAATTAAAACATCTTGCGGAAATAAAGGTGGAAGGGGAAAAAATTATTGCGCAAAGCGGCGCCGACATTAAAGCTGTTTCCCGATTCGCCTTGGAACATAGCTTGACAGGACTCGAATTTGCCTGCGGCATCCCTGGCTCTGTCGGCGGCGCGATTATGATGAACGCGGGCGCCTACGGCGGGGAAGTAAAAGACGTGCTGGACCATGTGAAGGTTGTCACGCAAAAAGGCGAGCTAAAAACGATGTATAAAGATGATTTGCAATTAGGCTACCGCACGAGCATTATCAGCAAGACGCGCGACATTGTGCTCGAAGTCGTGTTTCAGCTCGAAAAAGGCGATCGGCAAAAAATCAAAGCAAAAATGGACGATTTAACGTTCCAGCGTGAATCGAAGCAGCCGCTCGAGTACCCATCGGTCGGCAGCGTATTTAAACGCCCGCCTGGATATTTTGCCGGCAAACTCATTCAAGACAGCGGCCTGCAAGGAAAAGGAGTCGGCGGCGCAGAAGTGTCGACAAAACATGCCGGGTTTATCATTAATAAAAATAATGCGACTGCCGCCGATTATATCGCGACGATCGAAATGGTGCGCAAGACGGTGAAAGAGAAGTTTGGCGTCGAACTGGAATTAGAAGTAAAGATCATCGGGGAAGATTGA
- a CDS encoding diacylglycerol/lipid kinase family protein, whose product MKLYFIVNPAAKNGRCKKVWKRLEKVLHEKHISYQVFFTARQGDGKRIARKIMESTSETTAIIAVGGDGTVHEVANGVFPFKHGIVGYIPAGTGNDFSRDIHIPNHPRKALEHILLLLKNHCFSAYDIGQFAGPHVREGLFVNNLGCGFDAQIARKANSSKLKSLFNRLALGKFVYVFYLMKELMFYQPAKVVLQIDGEKHLFERTWLVTISNHPYYGGGMKIAPYAKSDDGLFQIIVVDNISRLKILLLFVTVFWGGHTKMKEVKVLTGKQIHIHTSSLLPLHADGENIGSGSVSVCVQANALSVIREKAN is encoded by the coding sequence ATGAAACTTTATTTTATTGTCAATCCAGCGGCGAAAAACGGGCGGTGCAAAAAGGTATGGAAAAGATTAGAGAAAGTTCTTCACGAAAAACATATTTCGTATCAAGTATTTTTTACCGCGAGGCAAGGTGATGGAAAAAGGATCGCCAGGAAAATCATGGAGAGTACGAGTGAAACTACCGCCATTATTGCCGTCGGCGGCGACGGCACGGTCCATGAGGTCGCAAACGGTGTCTTTCCATTTAAGCATGGTATTGTCGGCTATATACCAGCCGGCACGGGCAATGACTTTTCGCGCGACATCCACATTCCGAATCATCCCCGAAAAGCGCTGGAGCATATTCTCTTATTGCTGAAAAACCATTGTTTTTCTGCCTATGATATCGGCCAATTTGCAGGCCCACATGTACGAGAAGGGCTGTTTGTGAACAATTTAGGCTGCGGCTTTGACGCGCAAATTGCGCGAAAAGCGAACAGCTCTAAACTAAAGTCGCTGTTCAACCGCCTTGCTCTTGGTAAATTCGTCTATGTGTTTTATTTAATGAAAGAATTAATGTTCTATCAGCCGGCCAAAGTAGTTTTACAGATTGATGGAGAGAAGCATTTATTTGAGCGGACCTGGCTTGTCACGATATCAAACCATCCTTATTATGGGGGAGGAATGAAAATAGCGCCGTACGCAAAATCGGACGATGGCCTGTTCCAGATCATTGTCGTGGACAACATATCACGGTTAAAAATATTGCTGTTATTTGTGACGGTTTTTTGGGGCGGGCATACAAAAATGAAGGAAGTGAAAGTGCTTACTGGGAAACAGATTCACATACATACCAGTTCTCTTCTTCCTTTGCATGCCGATGGGGAAAATATCGGCTCGGGGAGCGTATCGGTTTGTGTGCAAGCGAATGCGCTGTCTGTTATTCGTGAAAAGGCAAACTAG
- a CDS encoding VC0807 family protein produces MSKQVVLLDVVCYIIFPLVVWHAARGHIGDYYAMLISAVPGMVYTVYRFLSIRKINFFGIFMIANLVIETLLDVLAGSALQMLWNEVYYSVALAILFLATMAANKPIILYISLDFVEMQGANRQVMKQRFFQKDVLSLFQWITLAFALRDLLLAGIKAWLIAHYGVEAFDKARILRQVISWGIYVLCFIGFVRISKLINAGKQEQTSIHQ; encoded by the coding sequence ATGTCTAAGCAAGTGGTGCTGCTTGATGTAGTATGCTATATCATTTTTCCATTAGTTGTTTGGCATGCGGCGCGCGGACATATCGGCGACTATTATGCGATGCTCATTTCCGCCGTTCCCGGCATGGTGTACACCGTATACCGCTTTCTTTCCATTAGAAAAATCAACTTTTTTGGCATATTTATGATCGCTAATTTAGTCATTGAAACGCTGTTAGACGTGCTGGCCGGCTCTGCGCTGCAAATGTTATGGAACGAAGTATATTATTCGGTGGCATTGGCGATTTTGTTTCTGGCGACGATGGCGGCAAATAAGCCAATCATCCTTTATATCTCGCTGGACTTTGTGGAGATGCAGGGAGCAAATCGTCAAGTGATGAAACAGCGGTTTTTTCAAAAAGACGTCTTATCTTTGTTTCAATGGATAACATTGGCCTTTGCATTGCGTGATTTGCTTCTTGCTGGCATCAAAGCTTGGTTGATCGCACATTATGGCGTCGAAGCGTTTGATAAAGCAAGAATTCTTAGGCAAGTAATCAGTTGGGGAATATACGTGCTTTGCTTCATCGGATTTGTCCGTATTTCGAAGCTTATCAATGCCGGGAAGCAAGAACAGACCAGCATTCACCAATGA
- a CDS encoding MFS transporter translates to MDKGVSRRVLVASLVGSSIEWFDYFLYGTVAALVFNQLFFPSENPTVGLLLSYASFALSFFIRPLGGVIFSHIGDKIGRKKTLIFTLSLMGLATAGMGLLPTYETIGVWAPILLILLRLIQGLGLGGEWGGALLLAVEYAPKERRGFFGSIPQMGVTIGLLLGTFVMSLMTLMPDDAFMTWGWRIPFLLSTFLVFFGLWIRKGIDETPSFKKIQEKGEIAKVPLLETLKTQWKEVLIAVGGKVVETAPFYIFGTFIVSYATTYLGFSKTAALNAVTIATVFTTILIPIMGSWSDKVGRKPLYIGGTVLMILYAFPYFWMLQQGSVTLMIIATVIGLGIIWAPITAVLGTMFSEIFKSNVRYTGISLGYQIGAAVAGGTAPLIATALLAAYDNSYVPVALYIIFASLISLIAVWSVRDRKNEALDHDVTNKSGIA, encoded by the coding sequence GTGGATAAGGGAGTATCACGTCGTGTGCTAGTGGCAAGTCTTGTCGGAAGTTCGATCGAATGGTTTGACTATTTCCTGTATGGAACGGTAGCCGCGCTTGTCTTTAATCAATTGTTTTTCCCAAGCGAAAATCCAACAGTAGGGCTGCTTTTATCCTATGCATCATTTGCGCTTTCCTTCTTTATTCGCCCGCTAGGCGGCGTTATTTTCAGTCATATCGGCGATAAAATTGGGCGGAAAAAGACATTGATTTTTACGCTAAGCTTAATGGGACTTGCGACTGCAGGGATGGGGCTTCTTCCGACGTACGAAACAATAGGGGTATGGGCGCCGATTTTGTTAATTTTGCTTCGCCTAATTCAAGGGCTCGGCCTTGGCGGCGAATGGGGCGGCGCGCTGTTGCTTGCCGTAGAGTACGCTCCGAAAGAAAGACGCGGATTTTTCGGCAGCATTCCGCAAATGGGTGTGACGATTGGCCTGTTGCTAGGAACATTCGTTATGTCATTAATGACGCTAATGCCCGATGATGCCTTTATGACATGGGGCTGGCGGATTCCGTTTTTGTTAAGCACGTTCCTTGTCTTTTTTGGGTTATGGATTCGCAAAGGGATTGATGAGACACCGTCATTTAAGAAGATTCAAGAAAAAGGAGAAATTGCGAAAGTTCCGTTATTAGAGACGCTGAAGACACAGTGGAAAGAAGTGTTGATCGCGGTGGGCGGAAAAGTGGTCGAGACCGCTCCGTTCTATATTTTTGGAACGTTCATTGTTTCTTACGCGACAACATATTTAGGATTTTCAAAAACAGCGGCATTAAACGCGGTAACGATTGCGACCGTTTTTACGACAATTTTAATTCCAATTATGGGCAGCTGGTCCGATAAGGTCGGGCGCAAACCGCTTTATATTGGGGGAACCGTGTTGATGATCTTGTATGCGTTCCCGTATTTCTGGATGCTGCAGCAAGGCTCGGTTACGCTGATGATTATCGCGACGGTGATCGGGCTCGGCATCATTTGGGCGCCGATTACGGCCGTGTTAGGGACGATGTTTTCGGAAATATTTAAATCCAATGTGCGCTATACGGGCATTTCGCTCGGATACCAAATCGGGGCGGCGGTTGCTGGCGGAACGGCTCCGCTTATTGCGACCGCATTGCTAGCGGCGTATGACAATTCGTATGTACCTGTGGCCCTGTATATTATTTTCGCTTCGCTTATTTCGCTGATTGCCGTTTGGTCGGTTCGCGACCGGAAAAACGAAGCGCTGGACCACGACGTAACCAATAAAAGCGGAATCGCCTAG
- a CDS encoding ornithine cyclodeaminase family protein, with translation MIVLSEREIQSVYTIEDAIRDVEAILREERSGKLQNPERTVLNFPERDASVLYMPCAASSMAAVKVVSIFPHNLKHGKPTTQGVIVVTNTETGEHAALLNATYLTRLRTGAVCAIAAKYLARRDASRLAVIGTGAMAREQVAGMLAVRPITKMFLYNRTKEKAEQFAAYIREAYPEWQGTIHVMDNADEAVRQAHIVICSTRSTTPVFSGTALQPGTHINAIGSYLPHMQELDVETILKADRIVVDTKSGVKHEAGELIQAANTGTWSFEQIDAEVGELVTGEKSGRQHEKEITLFKCVGVASLDLAAAMGVYKKAVENGKGTAISL, from the coding sequence ATGATTGTTTTATCGGAAAGAGAAATCCAATCCGTCTATACGATAGAAGATGCCATTCGCGACGTGGAGGCGATATTGCGTGAGGAGCGCAGCGGAAAGCTGCAAAACCCGGAACGCACCGTGCTGAATTTCCCTGAGCGAGATGCCTCGGTTCTTTATATGCCATGCGCCGCATCATCGATGGCAGCAGTGAAAGTCGTCAGCATTTTTCCGCATAATCTGAAACATGGGAAGCCGACCACCCAAGGGGTGATCGTGGTAACAAATACGGAGACGGGCGAGCATGCGGCGCTGCTGAACGCCACGTACTTAACGAGGCTGCGGACGGGGGCGGTGTGCGCGATTGCCGCGAAATATTTAGCGCGGCGGGATGCTTCGCGGCTGGCGGTAATTGGAACGGGAGCGATGGCGAGGGAGCAGGTAGCGGGAATGCTTGCAGTAAGGCCGATTACGAAAATGTTTCTTTATAACCGAACGAAAGAAAAAGCGGAGCAATTTGCGGCATATATTCGGGAAGCGTATCCCGAGTGGCAAGGTACGATCCACGTGATGGATAATGCAGATGAGGCGGTACGTCAAGCGCATATCGTTATTTGCAGCACGCGCTCGACAACTCCAGTTTTTTCAGGAACGGCATTGCAGCCGGGGACGCATATTAATGCCATTGGCTCCTATCTTCCGCATATGCAGGAATTAGATGTAGAAACGATTTTGAAGGCGGATCGCATCGTGGTTGATACAAAGTCAGGAGTCAAACACGAAGCGGGCGAGCTTATTCAAGCAGCAAACACTGGAACATGGTCGTTTGAACAAATCGACGCTGAAGTCGGTGAATTGGTAACAGGCGAAAAAAGCGGAAGGCAACATGAGAAAGAGATCACGTTATTCAAATGTGTCGGTGTCGCTTCATTGGATCTTGCCGCCGCAATGGGAGTATATAAAAAAGCGGTAGAGAACGGAAAAGGAACGGCAATTTCGTTATAA
- a CDS encoding DUF5667 domain-containing protein, whose translation MNKRKSIYRVLSSGALAAIVAFSFSGSPTFASTDTTVQTNTANQVDANTKAPSLLPGDFFYFVKTMMEKIELALTFNDVEKAKLLADFTENRIAEAKTLLEKGETQAAKEVLEKALQQQEEAFKTYEESQKEEQKDTEQKDDETAINTDELRKQLEEKFSKNILALQAALEKVKNPHAKEVLARNIEKAKEKLEAKMEKRLEKWEKKQQSEETIDVNQQPTDETTDNNKTTNMNEQQTNDTETTDKSTDTDKSTDTAKQPTADTTNTNQTAAKLPAVKPHAAQASVTSKTTATTQANKQKQPTAKAKTAKHAPSAKHVTEQPRHNVEKQSSAKLQVGVTKTKEEKAANHAAKASEDKQDKKEKSGK comes from the coding sequence ATGAACAAACGAAAATCGATTTATCGCGTCCTATCTAGTGGTGCGCTGGCTGCCATCGTTGCTTTTTCCTTCAGCGGCTCTCCTACATTCGCTAGCACGGACACCACAGTGCAGACAAACACCGCGAATCAAGTTGATGCCAACACAAAAGCTCCATCACTTTTACCTGGCGACTTTTTCTACTTCGTCAAAACGATGATGGAAAAAATTGAGTTGGCCCTCACTTTCAATGATGTCGAAAAAGCGAAGCTACTTGCGGATTTTACCGAAAACCGCATCGCTGAAGCAAAAACACTTTTAGAAAAAGGCGAAACACAAGCGGCGAAAGAAGTTTTAGAAAAAGCATTGCAGCAGCAAGAAGAAGCATTCAAAACATATGAAGAAAGCCAAAAAGAAGAACAAAAAGATACGGAACAAAAAGATGACGAAACAGCAATCAACACGGATGAGTTGCGCAAGCAGCTGGAAGAAAAATTCTCGAAAAATATCCTTGCCTTACAAGCAGCGCTAGAAAAAGTCAAAAATCCTCACGCAAAAGAAGTGCTGGCCCGCAACATTGAAAAGGCAAAAGAAAAACTGGAAGCGAAAATGGAAAAACGTTTAGAAAAATGGGAGAAAAAACAACAATCTGAAGAAACGATTGACGTTAATCAACAACCAACTGACGAAACAACAGACAACAATAAAACAACAAACATGAATGAGCAACAAACAAATGATACAGAAACGACAGACAAATCAACTGATACAGACAAATCAACTGATACAGCCAAACAACCGACAGCAGATACAACGAATACAAATCAAACAGCAGCAAAACTGCCGGCGGTAAAACCTCATGCGGCACAAGCAAGCGTGACAAGCAAAACAACCGCCACAACGCAAGCAAACAAACAAAAACAGCCAACGGCAAAAGCTAAAACGGCAAAACATGCACCATCCGCTAAACATGTAACAGAACAGCCACGCCATAACGTTGAAAAACAATCATCTGCAAAATTGCAAGTCGGAGTAACGAAAACAAAAGAAGAAAAAGCAGCGAATCATGCTGCCAAGGCTTCTGAAGACAAACAAGATAAAAAGGAAAAAAGCGGGAAGTAA
- the crcB gene encoding fluoride efflux transporter CrcB — MVYIVVGLAGIVGALLRYYLGLFVGGWWNGLFPLATWLANMIGCFALGWLTTYLPRLRNLPPYVVTGLGTGLVGSFTTFSTFSVETVQLLRTSHWTMALFYVFLSLCGGLAMSWLGFRFGEGGLRTRKETAE, encoded by the coding sequence GTGGTTTATATTGTTGTCGGTCTCGCTGGAATTGTCGGCGCGCTGCTACGCTATTATTTAGGGTTGTTTGTGGGCGGCTGGTGGAACGGATTGTTTCCTTTGGCGACATGGCTGGCCAATATGATCGGCTGTTTTGCGTTAGGCTGGCTGACTACATATTTGCCGCGGCTGCGCAATCTCCCTCCTTATGTGGTAACAGGACTGGGAACGGGACTAGTAGGATCATTTACGACTTTTTCTACGTTCAGCGTCGAGACTGTTCAGTTGCTGCGCACGTCCCATTGGACAATGGCGTTGTTTTATGTATTCCTCAGCCTATGCGGAGGATTGGCAATGTCATGGCTGGGATTTCGGTTTGGAGAAGGCGGCTTGCGTACCCGGAAAGAAACGGCGGAGTAG
- the crcB gene encoding fluoride efflux transporter CrcB produces the protein MLWNSVLVAVGGFFGAIARFGVSNWIKRKYPSSFPLATLLVNLVGSFLLGYIIGKGWDASWNLLFGTGFMGAFTTFSTFKLENITLYRNKQWQLLILYLVASYMLGILLAFLGMKAAGM, from the coding sequence ATGTTATGGAATAGCGTACTTGTAGCAGTCGGCGGGTTTTTCGGCGCAATCGCGCGCTTTGGCGTCAGCAATTGGATCAAACGTAAATACCCTTCTTCCTTTCCGCTCGCTACATTATTGGTCAATTTAGTCGGCTCTTTTTTGCTTGGATATATTATTGGAAAAGGATGGGACGCTTCCTGGAACCTTCTTTTTGGAACAGGGTTTATGGGGGCGTTTACGACTTTTTCAACGTTTAAGCTTGAGAACATTACTTTATATAGGAACAAGCAATGGCAACTGCTCATTCTCTATCTTGTGGCCAGCTATATGCTTGGCATATTGCTCGCATTTCTTGGTATGAAAGCGGCGGGGATGTAA
- a CDS encoding threonine/serine exporter family protein → MPTYSDRTNEIVEVCLLAGKIMLESGGETYRVEDTMTRIAASFGIPRSHSYVTPTGIIFSIDKKNSTQFIRISERSTDLQKVALVNSISRKISNGELSLEEAYEQLKKVEAQKFTYPLWQQVAAAAIASGCFAVMLGGWNNFLPSLLSGGAGFYCFEMIHRLVKIRFFAEFFASFVAGGLALLMLMAGLGTDLGKMMIGSVMPLVPGLAITNAVRDLMAGHLIAGLSRGAEAFLTAFAIGTGIALILSIR, encoded by the coding sequence ATGCCAACTTATTCAGACCGGACGAATGAGATTGTCGAAGTTTGTCTGCTCGCAGGGAAAATTATGCTCGAAAGCGGTGGGGAAACGTATCGCGTGGAAGATACGATGACGCGTATCGCCGCTTCCTTTGGCATTCCCCGTTCGCATAGCTATGTGACGCCGACAGGGATTATTTTTTCGATTGATAAAAAGAATTCGACACAGTTTATCCGCATTTCCGAGCGCTCGACTGATTTGCAGAAAGTAGCGCTGGTGAACAGCATTTCCCGCAAGATTAGCAATGGGGAGCTGTCGCTTGAGGAGGCGTACGAACAGTTAAAAAAAGTGGAAGCGCAGAAATTCACCTACCCTCTTTGGCAGCAAGTGGCCGCGGCGGCGATCGCGAGCGGTTGTTTTGCCGTTATGCTTGGCGGATGGAATAATTTTCTTCCTTCGCTTCTTTCCGGAGGGGCGGGGTTTTATTGCTTTGAAATGATTCATCGTCTTGTGAAAATCCGCTTTTTCGCCGAGTTTTTCGCTTCATTTGTTGCTGGCGGGTTGGCGCTGCTAATGCTGATGGCGGGGTTAGGAACGGATTTAGGAAAAATGATGATCGGGTCGGTGATGCCGTTAGTACCGGGATTAGCGATTACTAACGCGGTGCGGGATTTAATGGCAGGACATCTTATTGCCGGGCTATCCCGGGGAGCAGAGGCGTTTTTGACGGCGTTTGCCATCGGTACGGGCATTGCGCTTATTTTATCGATTCGTTAA
- a CDS encoding threonine/serine exporter family protein, whose translation MIVQQLLLSFIASALFGVIFNIPKKLLINSGFVGMVGWMVYILFAEQHVNHVMATFIAAFFVAMLSNLFARLYKTPATIFSVSGIIPLVPGGTAFEAMRHVVLNDYNTAISLAAKAFMISGAIAMGLIFSEVVNQLIKRWRA comes from the coding sequence ATGATTGTTCAGCAATTATTGCTCAGTTTTATTGCTTCGGCTTTATTTGGGGTGATTTTTAACATTCCAAAAAAATTATTAATCAATAGCGGGTTTGTCGGAATGGTCGGCTGGATGGTCTATATTTTGTTTGCCGAACAGCATGTAAACCATGTGATGGCGACGTTTATTGCCGCTTTTTTCGTGGCGATGCTCAGCAATTTGTTTGCGCGGCTTTATAAGACGCCGGCCACCATTTTCAGCGTTTCCGGGATCATTCCGCTCGTGCCAGGGGGAACGGCGTTTGAAGCGATGCGCCATGTCGTTCTCAATGACTATAATACGGCGATATCGCTTGCGGCCAAAGCGTTTATGATTTCCGGAGCGATTGCGATGGGATTGATTTTTTCCGAAGTCGTCAATCAGCTGATCAAACGATGGCGGGCATGA
- a CDS encoding M20 peptidase aminoacylase family protein, giving the protein MRNIINEMGEEILEIFDYLHRHPEISWEEWKTTQFMKQQLLQEGYRVQTFADCPGVVGEIGSGPLTVGLRSDMDALWQEVNGVWKGNHACGHDAHMTMVLGVAKLFNRIGYKPPGKLKLLFQPAEETGAGALKFVEKGVVDDIDFLYGVHLRPIQEVKSGYAAPAILHGAAQCIEGRIRGVAAHAARPHLGVNVIEVGSAIVQELSKIHIDPQVPASIKMTRFHAGEKNANIIPDYAEFALDLRAQTNEAMDQLVEGLNHVVKGIAAIYDAEIELRANARIVAANPDPQAQQFMERAIIDTLGEDKCLPPVVTSGGEDFHFYSFKKPTLKTTMLGLGCDLKPGLHHPQMTFRREDLLVGIEILAKTIIETFDHFTLQGEAESEYLAAKN; this is encoded by the coding sequence ATGAGGAACATCATCAACGAGATGGGGGAAGAGATATTAGAAATTTTCGACTATCTCCATCGTCATCCGGAAATTAGCTGGGAAGAGTGGAAAACGACACAGTTTATGAAGCAACAGCTGCTGCAGGAAGGGTATCGCGTCCAAACGTTTGCCGATTGTCCTGGTGTGGTTGGGGAAATCGGAAGTGGACCGTTGACGGTTGGACTGCGTAGCGATATGGATGCCCTTTGGCAGGAAGTAAACGGCGTATGGAAGGGGAATCATGCGTGCGGACATGATGCTCATATGACAATGGTGCTGGGGGTAGCAAAGCTGTTTAACCGCATTGGCTATAAGCCGCCTGGGAAATTAAAGCTTCTTTTCCAGCCAGCAGAGGAAACAGGAGCAGGGGCGTTGAAATTTGTGGAAAAAGGCGTAGTCGACGACATTGATTTTCTGTATGGCGTCCATTTGCGACCAATTCAGGAAGTGAAAAGCGGTTATGCGGCTCCGGCCATTTTGCACGGGGCAGCGCAATGCATTGAAGGACGGATTAGAGGGGTGGCAGCGCATGCCGCAAGGCCGCATCTCGGCGTCAATGTCATTGAAGTCGGCAGCGCGATCGTACAAGAGCTAAGCAAAATTCATATTGATCCGCAAGTTCCAGCGTCCATTAAAATGACGAGGTTTCATGCCGGAGAAAAAAATGCGAATATCATACCGGATTACGCCGAGTTTGCCCTTGATTTGCGCGCGCAGACAAACGAAGCGATGGACCAGTTAGTGGAGGGATTGAATCACGTTGTGAAAGGGATTGCCGCTATTTATGATGCCGAGATTGAGCTGCGTGCTAATGCGCGCATCGTCGCCGCGAATCCTGATCCGCAGGCGCAGCAATTCATGGAACGGGCGATTATCGACACGCTAGGCGAAGACAAATGCCTGCCGCCGGTCGTGACATCAGGAGGAGAAGATTTTCATTTTTATTCCTTTAAAAAACCGACGCTAAAAACGACGATGTTAGGGCTTGGCTGCGATTTAAAACCGGGATTGCATCATCCGCAAATGACATTCCGGCGCGAGGATTTATTAGTAGGCATTGAAATATTAGCAAAAACCATTATAGAAACATTTGATCATTTCACGTTGCAAGGAGAGGCAGAAAGTGAGTATCTTGCTGCGAAAAATTGA